The genomic stretch AACAGCGGATCCCAAAACTCCAGGTCCTACAAAAGGAAGATCGGCAAGTTTTAGCAAACCCTGCACAGTGCCGTCTTCTCCAAAGGGGCCATGTAAGATTGGAAATATCACATCTATTTTTTCATTGGCCATATTATTTCCAACAGGAAACATATTACCCGAACTTTGAGGTGGAAGTACAACCTGAGTGCTGTTTTCTGGTGTACTTATACTCATTCCGGTCTTTACTTCGTCGAGCCGTTGACGGTCTGGGATGCTCTGCCATCTTCCATTCTTATCAATATGAATTAATACCACATCGTATTTGGACGGGTCTAATGCTTCCATAATATTTTTGGCGGATTGGATGGAAATTTCATGCTCAGCGGATTTGCCGCCGAAGAGAATTCCGATTTTTAGTTTATTGCGATCCATTGGTATGCGTTCTATGACCACAAAAATACTAACATATTAAATTAATTTGTAATATAATTTAAGGGAAAGAGCCATGTCGATTTCACATTCAATGAGCGGTGGAAGATCATAAAGAGCTCAATCCTTATTCTTATCTTTGCAACTTGCACAATTGACGCTGCAACTATTTATAAAAAATGGCATCTATACAACCCAAACAAGCAAAAATTCATATCACGGAAATTCCCGCTTTTTTTAAAAGTAAGTTGTTTGGGCACACGCTACTTCGTCTCTTTTTAGTATTCTTGATTCTTTGGATTTTACATTCAATTTTTTTGAGATTGTATACCAATCATGGACAAAAAATTAAAATGCCAAAGTATATTGGGGTTAGTCAGGAAGAAGCCATCAAACATGCTCGAAAGAAAGATTTTGTATTATTAGTCACGGATTCAATCTTCTGGAAAGGCAAACCGGGGGGTCTCATCATTTCTCAAATTCCAACTGCAGGTTCTATGGTCAAAGAAGGCAGGTCCATTTATGTTACGATTACAAAATACCGCGCGGAAGGGCTGCTTTCAAGTGATTTACCAATATTGTATGGCAAGCGTTTTGAATTCAAACGAAAAGAACTATACAACAATTTTGAATTGTATTCACGGGTCAAAGAAATTCGCTATGATCCCGGTCCTGAGCAACATATACTTGAAGTACAGTACAAAGGTCAAGTATTGACAGATGCTGAAAAACGCACAGATAATATTGAAATATTAAAAGGCGATACCTTGGATTTTGTATTATCAACTCAAAGTGGTGGCAAAGTAGATATGCCAAAACTTCGTTGTATGAATTTTGCAGAAGTAAGGTTTTTATTAAATACTTATAAGCTTGAATTATCAGATCTGCAATACATGAGTGAAATTACGGATGAAGAAAATGCAATCGTTGTTTGGCAATACCCAAATCCGGGCGAATCAATCGCTTTGGGATCTACTATACAATTGAAAATTCAGCAGGACAAACCTGCAGATTGTGATTAACAAATTGAATAATCAGGAAATATGAATGATATATCGGTACAAGAATTGCATCAACGCATCTTAAATGGTGATCGCATCACACTCATTGATGTAAGAGAAGTCTACGAACATGAAGAATTTAATATTGGAGGGGAACTGGCACCTCTGCAATCAGAGCTTCCCTTAAAAATTGGCGCAATGCATGGTTTGGAAGAAGAGGAAATCATCGTCTACTGCAGAAGTGGAAACCGAAGCCAAATGGCCAAAATGATGTTTGAACAGTCAGGATTTAAAAATGT from Saprospiraceae bacterium encodes the following:
- a CDS encoding PASTA domain-containing protein — its product is MPKYIGVSQEEAIKHARKKDFVLLVTDSIFWKGKPGGLIISQIPTAGSMVKEGRSIYVTITKYRAEGLLSSDLPILYGKRFEFKRKELYNNFELYSRVKEIRYDPGPEQHILEVQYKGQVLTDAEKRTDNIEILKGDTLDFVLSTQSGGKVDMPKLRCMNFAEVRFLLNTYKLELSDLQYMSEITDEENAIVVWQYPNPGESIALGSTIQLKIQQDKPADCD
- a CDS encoding rhodanese-like domain-containing protein yields the protein MNDISVQELHQRILNGDRITLIDVREVYEHEEFNIGGELAPLQSELPLKIGAMHGLEEEEIIVYCRSGNRSQMAKMMFEQSGFKNVRNLLGGMNSWKENITV